One Streptomyces drozdowiczii DNA segment encodes these proteins:
- a CDS encoding PLP-dependent aminotransferase family protein, with the protein MAQWTSAVGAAQLARQLQAQQQRPAGPGSRRPPAYRALADGIRLLVLEGRVAVAARLPAERELAVALAVSRTTVAAAYEALRAEGFLESRRGAGSWTAVPAGNPLPARGLEPLPPEALGSMIDLGCASLPAPEPWLTRAVQGALEELPPYAHTHGDYPAGLPALRQMIADRYTADGIPTMPEQIMVTTGAMGAIDAICHLFAGRGERIAVESPSYANILQLMREAGARLVPVAMEEGLGGWDLNRWRQVLRDAAPRLGYVVADFHNPTGALADEERRRALVDAARSAGTVLVVDETMRELHLDEEVAMPRPVCAFDPAGSTVLTVGSASKAFWAGMRIGWVRAAPDVIRSLVAARAYADMGTPVLEQLAVNWLMRTGGWQEAVRLRREQARENRDALVAAVRRELPEWEFSVPGGGLTLWVRTGGLSGSRLAVAGEGVGVRVPSGPRFGVDGAFEGYVRLPFTVGGPVADEAAQRLAQAARLVGAGGGAGVEAPRTFVA; encoded by the coding sequence CCGCCCGCCTACCGCGCCCTCGCCGACGGCATCCGGCTGCTCGTCCTGGAGGGCCGGGTCGCGGTCGCCGCCCGCCTCCCGGCCGAACGCGAGCTGGCCGTCGCCCTCGCCGTCAGCCGGACCACGGTCGCCGCCGCCTACGAGGCGCTGCGGGCCGAGGGCTTCCTGGAGTCCCGGCGCGGCGCGGGCAGCTGGACGGCGGTCCCCGCGGGCAACCCGCTGCCCGCTCGCGGCCTGGAGCCCCTGCCGCCCGAGGCCCTGGGCTCCATGATCGACCTGGGCTGCGCCTCGCTGCCCGCCCCCGAGCCCTGGCTGACCCGGGCCGTCCAGGGCGCCCTGGAGGAGCTGCCCCCGTACGCCCACACCCACGGCGACTACCCCGCCGGGCTGCCCGCCCTGCGCCAGATGATCGCCGACCGCTACACCGCCGACGGCATCCCGACCATGCCCGAGCAGATCATGGTCACCACCGGCGCGATGGGCGCCATCGACGCCATCTGCCACCTCTTCGCCGGACGCGGCGAGCGCATCGCGGTGGAGTCCCCGAGCTACGCCAACATCCTCCAGCTGATGCGCGAGGCGGGGGCCCGGCTGGTGCCGGTCGCCATGGAGGAGGGGCTCGGCGGCTGGGACCTGAACCGGTGGCGCCAGGTCCTGCGGGACGCCGCGCCCCGGCTCGGCTACGTCGTCGCGGACTTCCACAACCCGACCGGGGCACTGGCCGACGAGGAGCGCCGCCGGGCCCTCGTGGACGCCGCCCGCTCGGCCGGCACGGTCCTCGTCGTGGACGAGACGATGAGGGAGCTGCACCTCGACGAGGAAGTGGCGATGCCGCGCCCGGTCTGCGCGTTCGACCCGGCGGGCAGCACTGTCCTGACCGTGGGGTCGGCCAGCAAGGCGTTCTGGGCCGGTATGCGGATCGGCTGGGTCCGGGCCGCGCCCGACGTGATCCGCAGCCTGGTCGCCGCCCGCGCGTACGCCGACATGGGCACCCCCGTCCTCGAACAGCTGGCGGTGAACTGGCTGATGCGCACCGGCGGCTGGCAGGAGGCCGTACGGCTGCGCCGGGAACAGGCCCGGGAGAACCGCGACGCGCTCGTCGCCGCCGTGCGCCGGGAGCTGCCGGAGTGGGAGTTCTCCGTGCCCGGCGGCGGGCTCACGCTCTGGGTGCGCACCGGCGGCCTCTCCGGCTCCCGGCTCGCGGTCGCCGGCGAAGGCGTCGGGGTCCGCGTGCCGTCCGGGCCCCGGTTCGGGGTCGACGGCGCCTTCGAGGGCTACGTACGGCTGCCGTTCACGGTCGGCGGCCCGGTCGCGGACGAGGCGGCCCAGCGGCTCGCCCAGGCGGCCCGGCTGGTCGGCGCGGGCGGCGGGGCGGGCGTGGAGGCACCGCGTACGTTCGTGGCGTGA
- a CDS encoding ankyrin repeat domain-containing protein yields the protein MSDVPDPEVVELASKVFDLARAGDADALAAYVDAGVPANLTNDRGDSLLMLAAYHGHAPAVTALAARGADPGRANDRGQTPLAGAVFKGEEAVVRALLDAGADPAAGTPSAVDTARMFGKDDLLELFGAR from the coding sequence ATGAGCGACGTCCCCGATCCCGAGGTCGTGGAGCTGGCCTCCAAGGTGTTCGACCTGGCACGCGCCGGCGACGCCGACGCCCTCGCCGCCTATGTGGACGCCGGGGTGCCCGCCAACCTCACCAACGACCGGGGCGACTCGCTGCTGATGCTCGCCGCCTACCACGGGCACGCCCCCGCGGTCACCGCCCTCGCCGCCCGCGGCGCCGACCCGGGCCGGGCCAACGACCGGGGCCAGACCCCCCTCGCCGGAGCCGTCTTCAAGGGCGAGGAAGCGGTCGTCCGCGCCCTCCTCGACGCGGGCGCCGACCCGGCCGCCGGAACACCCTCCGCGGTCGACACCGCACGCATGTTCGGCAAGGACGACCTGCTGGAACTCTTCGGCGCCCGCTGA
- a CDS encoding HEAT repeat domain-containing protein: protein MFDPFIAPSGTLLGLLQRGRGDGTLHALAAPRSEALAALNHCVLSDPRHDWQVENRSLYYARLYLDLDGGTEEIERHLTDPEDHLDTEDSRTGLALSVLGHLASYGRADALVLLRRYAATGSNWAWALDELALRDDDAGLRSLAEPVLARFPDDPEGRAELAATVRDAYEPRPWRLWADDPREAVGARVRAASEQGSFDRWQRQMRPGGPRPGWSVQAVFDWARQGLERGSVLHVPAARCLAAVAGPEDRPEIVEAARSGPDAARCAALHYLAAEVRDPAVLDLIEAAATEPRGTVPDAAVAAFERMCGEDAVERARRWARRPDALGASAAGVLAGRGGPQDAPAVLGALRDAVRGDGPDAPRLWALVDGAGRLGIACAAPVLRHIYRETSSSQLRGRTARALAATDPSFATGFAVECLWDCEETTREVAARHAETGDLRVAERLRRLAADPAEEAEVQSAVRSRIGPDAPAV, encoded by the coding sequence ATGTTCGATCCGTTCATAGCGCCGAGCGGCACCCTGCTCGGGCTGCTCCAGAGAGGCCGCGGCGACGGCACCCTCCACGCGCTCGCCGCACCGCGCTCCGAGGCCCTGGCGGCCCTCAACCACTGCGTCCTGAGCGACCCGCGCCACGACTGGCAGGTGGAGAACCGCTCCCTGTACTACGCGCGCCTCTACCTCGACCTCGACGGCGGCACCGAGGAGATCGAGCGGCACCTGACCGACCCCGAGGACCACCTCGACACCGAGGACTCGCGGACCGGGCTCGCCCTGTCCGTCCTCGGCCACCTCGCCTCCTACGGGCGCGCCGACGCCCTCGTCCTCCTGCGGCGCTACGCCGCGACCGGCTCCAACTGGGCCTGGGCCCTGGACGAGCTGGCCCTGCGCGACGACGACGCCGGACTCCGCTCCCTCGCCGAGCCCGTGCTCGCCCGTTTCCCCGACGACCCCGAGGGCCGCGCCGAGCTGGCCGCGACCGTCCGGGACGCCTACGAGCCCCGCCCCTGGCGGCTCTGGGCCGACGACCCGCGCGAGGCGGTCGGCGCCCGCGTCCGGGCCGCGTCCGAGCAGGGGTCCTTCGACCGCTGGCAGCGCCAGATGCGCCCCGGCGGCCCCCGGCCCGGCTGGAGCGTCCAGGCGGTCTTCGACTGGGCCCGGCAGGGCCTGGAGCGCGGCAGCGTGCTGCATGTGCCCGCCGCCCGCTGCCTCGCCGCCGTCGCGGGCCCCGAGGACCGGCCCGAGATCGTCGAGGCCGCCCGCAGCGGACCCGACGCCGCCCGCTGCGCCGCCCTCCACTATCTGGCCGCCGAGGTCCGCGACCCCGCCGTGCTCGACCTGATCGAGGCCGCCGCCACCGAACCCCGGGGCACCGTCCCCGACGCCGCCGTCGCCGCCTTCGAGCGGATGTGCGGCGAGGACGCCGTGGAGCGCGCCCGCCGCTGGGCCCGCAGGCCCGACGCCCTCGGAGCCTCCGCCGCCGGCGTGCTGGCCGGACGCGGCGGCCCGCAGGACGCCCCCGCGGTGCTCGGCGCGCTGCGCGACGCCGTACGCGGCGACGGACCCGACGCGCCACGGCTGTGGGCGCTCGTGGACGGCGCCGGCCGCCTCGGCATCGCCTGCGCCGCACCCGTACTGCGCCACATCTACCGGGAGACGTCCTCCTCGCAGCTGCGCGGCCGGACCGCCCGGGCCCTCGCGGCCACCGATCCGTCCTTCGCCACCGGGTTCGCCGTCGAGTGCCTGTGGGACTGCGAGGAGACGACCCGCGAGGTCGCCGCCCGCCACGCCGAGACCGGTGACCTCCGCGTCGCCGAGCGGCTGCGCCGCCTGGCCGCCGACCCCGCCGAGGAGGCCGAGGTCCAGTCCGCGGTACGCAGCAGGATCGGCCCGGACGCCCCGGCGGTCTGA
- a CDS encoding hydantoinase B/oxoprolinase family protein yields MTGRWEFWIDRGGTFTDVVGRRPDGELVTRKLLSHDPDRYRDAAVAGIRLMLGLGPEEPVPADRVAAVKMGTTVATNALLERRGEPTLLVITEGFRDALRIAYQNRPRLFDRRILLPEAVYDRVVEVPERIDAHGRTLTPLDRDEVARLLREARADGLTSAAVVLMHGYRHPAHEQAVAAEARAAGFTQISCSHEVSPLIKLVPRGDTTVVDAYLSPILRRYVDSVAAELPGIRLMFMQSNGGLREAAHFRGKDAVLSGPAGGVVGMVRTSARAGHDRVIGFDMGGTSTDVSHYAGEFERELGTEVAGARMRVPMMNIHTVAAGGGSVLHFDGRRYRVGPDSAGAVPGPACYRRGGPLTVTDAQVMLGRIRPAHFPAVFGPDGDQPLDADLVRERFEELAEEVARATGTKRTAAETAAGFLEIAVLSMANAVKKISVQRGHDITRYALTGFGGAGGQAVCAVADALGIDTVLVPPLAGVLSAYGIGLADATAMREQSFEAALDADSESRVRELCDELAARTSDDLRADGVPADAISTRARVLLRYEGTDASLPVALDTAAAMTDAFTREHRARYGFTADRGLVVETVSVEATGTAGGHAEIRPAARDEGAPTTPHPHDTARMFAEGHWQEAPLHRRDDLRATDVVTGPAVVAEADATTVVDPGWQAELAATGHLVLTRARPRPARQAVGTQVDPVMLEVFNNLFMSIAEQMGVTLENTARSVNIKERLDFSCALFDADGNLIANAPHIPVHLGSMGESIKEVLRRNAGTMRPGDVYAINDPYHGGTHLPDVTVVTPVFDTTADGPVLRFLVASRGHHAEIGGITPGSMPAFSRTVDEEGVLFDNWLLVRDGTFREDATRDHLTTAPYPSRDPGTNLADLRAQIAANEKGIAELRAVTDQFGTEVVDAYMGHVQANAEESVRRIVAGLDDGHYRYETDNGAVIEVTVTVDREARAAVIDFTGTSPQQPGNFNAPKSVVMAAVLYVFRTLVADDIPLNSGCLNPLEIRIPEGSMLAPVPPAATVAGNVETSQAVTGALYAALGVQAEGSGTMNNLTFGNDRVQYYETVASGSGAGEDFDGTDAVQTHMTNSRLTDPEILEWRYPVLLESFRVREGSGGAGRHRGGRGVERRIRFLEPVTLALLTGHRRVPPYGMAGGGPGALGSQHIERADGSRTELAACDSADAGPGDVLVLRTPGGGGYGEEGGENAGA; encoded by the coding sequence ATGACCGGGCGCTGGGAGTTCTGGATCGACCGAGGCGGCACCTTCACCGACGTGGTGGGGAGGCGCCCCGACGGAGAACTCGTCACCCGCAAACTCCTCTCGCACGACCCGGACCGCTACCGCGACGCCGCCGTCGCCGGCATCCGGCTGATGCTCGGCCTCGGACCCGAAGAGCCGGTCCCCGCCGACCGGGTCGCCGCCGTCAAGATGGGCACCACCGTCGCCACCAACGCCCTCCTGGAGCGGCGCGGCGAACCGACCCTCCTGGTCATCACCGAAGGCTTCCGGGACGCCCTGCGCATCGCGTACCAGAACCGCCCCCGCCTCTTCGACCGCCGCATCCTGCTCCCGGAAGCCGTCTACGACCGGGTCGTCGAGGTCCCCGAGCGCATCGACGCCCACGGCCGCACCCTCACCCCGCTCGACCGCGACGAAGTCGCCCGCCTGCTTCGAGAGGCCCGCGCCGACGGGCTGACCAGCGCGGCCGTCGTCCTGATGCACGGCTACCGCCACCCGGCCCACGAGCAGGCCGTCGCCGCCGAGGCCCGGGCCGCCGGCTTCACCCAGATCAGCTGCTCCCACGAGGTCAGCCCGCTGATCAAGCTCGTCCCGCGCGGCGACACCACCGTCGTGGACGCCTACCTCTCGCCGATCCTGCGCCGCTACGTCGACTCGGTCGCCGCCGAACTCCCCGGCATCCGGCTCATGTTCATGCAGTCCAACGGCGGCCTGCGCGAGGCCGCCCACTTCCGCGGCAAGGACGCCGTGCTCTCCGGGCCCGCCGGCGGGGTCGTCGGCATGGTCCGCACCTCCGCCCGGGCCGGCCACGACCGGGTCATCGGCTTCGACATGGGCGGCACCTCCACCGACGTCTCGCACTACGCGGGCGAGTTCGAACGCGAACTGGGCACCGAGGTCGCCGGCGCCCGGATGCGCGTCCCCATGATGAACATCCACACCGTCGCGGCCGGCGGCGGCTCCGTCCTCCACTTCGACGGCCGTCGCTACCGGGTCGGCCCCGACTCCGCCGGCGCGGTCCCCGGCCCCGCCTGCTACCGCCGGGGCGGGCCGCTGACCGTCACCGACGCCCAGGTCATGCTGGGCCGCATCCGCCCCGCCCACTTCCCCGCCGTCTTCGGCCCGGACGGCGACCAGCCCCTCGACGCGGACCTCGTGCGCGAACGCTTCGAGGAGCTGGCCGAGGAGGTCGCCCGGGCCACCGGCACCAAGCGGACGGCCGCCGAGACCGCGGCCGGCTTCCTGGAGATCGCGGTCCTCTCCATGGCCAACGCCGTCAAGAAGATCTCCGTACAGCGCGGCCACGACATCACCCGCTACGCCCTCACCGGCTTCGGCGGCGCCGGGGGCCAGGCCGTCTGCGCCGTCGCCGACGCCCTCGGCATCGACACCGTCCTCGTCCCGCCGCTGGCCGGAGTGCTGTCCGCGTACGGAATCGGGCTCGCCGACGCCACCGCCATGCGCGAGCAGTCCTTCGAAGCCGCCCTGGACGCGGACTCCGAGAGCCGGGTGCGGGAGCTGTGCGACGAACTCGCCGCCCGTACGAGCGACGACCTGCGCGCCGACGGGGTGCCCGCCGACGCCATCAGCACCCGCGCTCGCGTCCTGCTGCGGTACGAGGGCACCGACGCGAGCCTGCCCGTCGCCCTGGACACGGCCGCCGCCATGACCGACGCCTTCACCCGCGAGCACCGCGCCCGCTACGGCTTCACGGCCGACCGGGGGCTCGTCGTGGAGACCGTCTCCGTCGAGGCCACCGGGACCGCCGGCGGCCACGCCGAGATCCGGCCCGCCGCACGCGACGAGGGCGCCCCCACCACACCCCACCCCCACGACACCGCCCGCATGTTCGCGGAAGGGCACTGGCAGGAGGCCCCGCTCCACCGCCGGGACGACCTCAGGGCCACCGACGTCGTCACCGGCCCCGCCGTCGTCGCGGAGGCCGACGCCACCACCGTCGTGGACCCCGGCTGGCAGGCCGAACTCGCCGCCACCGGCCACCTCGTCCTCACCCGCGCCCGCCCGCGCCCCGCCCGGCAGGCCGTCGGCACCCAGGTCGACCCGGTGATGCTGGAGGTCTTCAACAACCTCTTCATGTCCATCGCCGAGCAGATGGGCGTGACCCTGGAGAACACCGCCCGCTCCGTCAACATCAAGGAGCGCCTCGACTTCTCCTGCGCCCTGTTCGACGCCGACGGCAACCTGATCGCCAACGCGCCCCACATCCCCGTCCACCTCGGCTCCATGGGCGAGTCGATCAAGGAAGTGCTGCGGCGCAACGCCGGCACCATGCGCCCCGGCGACGTCTACGCCATCAACGACCCGTACCACGGCGGCACCCACCTGCCCGACGTCACCGTCGTGACACCCGTGTTCGACACCACAGCCGACGGGCCGGTGCTGCGCTTCCTGGTGGCCTCGCGCGGCCACCACGCCGAGATCGGCGGCATCACCCCCGGCTCCATGCCCGCCTTCAGCCGGACCGTGGACGAGGAAGGCGTCCTCTTCGACAACTGGCTCCTGGTCCGGGACGGCACCTTCCGCGAGGACGCCACCCGCGACCACCTCACCACCGCCCCGTACCCCTCCCGCGACCCCGGCACCAACCTCGCCGACCTGCGCGCCCAGATCGCCGCCAACGAGAAGGGGATCGCCGAACTGCGCGCCGTGACCGACCAGTTCGGCACCGAGGTCGTGGACGCCTACATGGGCCATGTGCAGGCCAACGCCGAGGAGTCGGTACGCCGCATCGTCGCCGGGCTCGACGACGGCCACTACCGCTACGAGACGGACAACGGCGCCGTCATCGAGGTGACGGTCACCGTGGACCGCGAGGCCCGCGCCGCCGTCATCGACTTCACCGGTACGTCCCCGCAGCAGCCGGGCAACTTCAACGCCCCGAAGTCCGTGGTCATGGCCGCCGTGCTGTACGTCTTCCGCACCCTGGTCGCCGACGACATCCCGCTCAACAGCGGCTGCCTGAACCCGCTGGAGATCCGCATCCCCGAGGGCTCCATGCTCGCGCCCGTCCCGCCCGCCGCCACCGTCGCCGGCAACGTCGAGACCTCGCAGGCGGTGACCGGCGCGCTCTACGCGGCCCTGGGCGTCCAGGCCGAGGGCTCCGGCACCATGAACAACCTGACCTTCGGCAACGACCGGGTGCAGTACTACGAGACCGTCGCCAGCGGCTCCGGCGCGGGCGAGGACTTCGACGGAACCGACGCCGTCCAGACCCACATGACCAACTCCCGGCTCACCGACCCCGAGATCCTGGAGTGGCGCTACCCGGTCCTGCTGGAGAGCTTCCGGGTGCGCGAGGGCAGCGGGGGAGCGGGCCGGCACCGGGGCGGGCGCGGGGTCGAGCGCCGCATCCGCTTCCTCGAACCGGTCACCCTGGCCCTGCTCACCGGACACCGCCGCGTGCCCCCGTACGGCATGGCGGGCGGCGGACCCGGCGCCCTCGGCAGCCAGCACATCGAACGCGCCGACGGCAGCCGCACCGAGCTGGCCGCCTGCGACAGCGCGGACGCCGGACCGGGCGACGTACTGGTGCTGCGTACGCCAGGGGGCGGCGGTTACGGGGAAGAGGGCGGGGAGAACGCGGGGGCCTGA